One Gordonia sp. SID5947 genomic region harbors:
- a CDS encoding BTAD domain-containing putative transcriptional regulator, whose translation MSTRVEAAEPTVSVTMSGTVRVEVAGRPAEVKSRRERAVLARLVAADGHVVSTDRLIDDLWNGEPPPKALGGLQVHISNLRRILEPNRPPRSPARILVSEPPGYALRMPRESVDLWHFADLVHADDDDPAARYERLDAAIALWHGEPFGSHAGEDWARTSVARFDELYLTAREQHAGAALELGRPAEVAARLPELCERHSTREELFRLLALAQYRLGRQADALQTLRSVRDYLADELGVDPSPAIRGLEAAILQQDPALQLAPPPDDPRTVPVPAVPPRTKPVRTGHEFAGREAELEKLATHAKSALRTGLRVVWITAEAGGGKSTLAHLLVGRLRDHGWATAIGHCPEVDGAPTAWAWRDVVDALGADNEIEDPFLIARQVRAACEAAPTAGGGVVVVLDDVHRADSATLQVLRQVVTWLAEQPVLVVATYRPSEAETELLATAASLTSVTADHLTLAGLSEDGIRELAASVGLDPVDETTLEMLRRRTDGNPLFARELARLVASRGPRDASTAVPSGVREVLLHRVERLPPEAVSVMRLVAICGRDADIDTVVALHPDDAGGEDAVLDAIDTAVVADLLSASVDRVRFNHVLTRDAVYDSIPALRRRRLHWRAFIYLRDRAEVPLDELAHHAALGAGPGTAVEALLVVETAARQRFSLEADTAQLWRSAVDLHLMAGHDRPSAARDDRTALVRALCDLVTALAHRGEVSEARARREEALLLARSVGDDDLVLSALTSWRTPTIWTTRPNRLLDDVMSTAVREALPGTSGADRVRLLVTAVFEFEGNEQQFAVESAREAVEIARDLDDIDLMCAALNARVYTSMGPDQRVEHPAIAADFVSAAKESGNLDYQAVAHFFRSLVRSGETDLPGATAEMQLAMQSATSSKVGELVVVLATFRAVLDVLRGDLDQADQTYQAIGMQLAAAGLPAANEFTLISHLCVGWHRGSIGHLVDGARLLYESAPESIAWVYVVALLDAGRDDEAREIAEQDIPVVRDYYWSALAAFHARALARLGMAEKAARLYEELNGWSGAIAGLDSGSVVFGPIDVVLAELAETMGDRQAAVRHRRLAAEVEEKVRRGLAQLG comes from the coding sequence ATGTCGACACGCGTCGAGGCCGCGGAACCGACCGTGTCGGTGACGATGTCCGGAACCGTGCGCGTCGAGGTCGCCGGCCGGCCCGCCGAGGTCAAGTCCCGACGCGAGCGTGCCGTACTAGCACGCCTCGTCGCAGCGGACGGACACGTCGTGTCGACGGACCGCCTCATCGACGACCTCTGGAACGGCGAGCCACCACCCAAGGCGCTCGGCGGCCTCCAGGTGCACATTTCCAATCTCCGGCGCATCCTCGAACCGAACCGACCACCCCGCTCCCCCGCACGCATCCTGGTGAGCGAGCCGCCCGGCTATGCGTTGCGGATGCCGCGGGAATCGGTGGACCTCTGGCATTTCGCCGACCTCGTACACGCCGACGACGATGACCCGGCCGCTCGGTACGAGCGGCTCGACGCCGCGATCGCGCTCTGGCACGGCGAACCGTTCGGATCGCATGCCGGAGAGGACTGGGCGCGGACTTCGGTGGCGCGGTTCGACGAGCTGTATCTGACCGCCCGGGAACAACACGCCGGCGCAGCCCTGGAACTCGGTCGGCCCGCGGAGGTGGCGGCGCGGCTGCCGGAGCTGTGCGAACGCCATTCAACTCGCGAAGAACTGTTCCGACTCCTCGCGCTTGCCCAGTACCGTCTCGGGCGTCAGGCCGACGCGTTGCAGACCCTACGGTCGGTCCGCGACTATCTGGCCGACGAACTCGGCGTCGATCCGTCGCCGGCCATTCGTGGACTCGAAGCCGCGATCCTGCAACAGGATCCTGCCCTGCAGCTCGCTCCCCCACCGGATGATCCACGAACCGTCCCCGTTCCGGCAGTCCCGCCCCGCACGAAACCCGTCCGAACAGGCCACGAATTCGCGGGCCGCGAGGCCGAATTGGAGAAGCTCGCGACACATGCCAAGTCCGCGCTGCGCACTGGGCTGAGAGTCGTCTGGATCACGGCGGAGGCCGGAGGCGGCAAGTCCACGCTGGCACATCTACTCGTCGGCAGACTTCGTGATCATGGCTGGGCGACGGCGATCGGCCACTGCCCGGAGGTCGACGGTGCCCCGACCGCGTGGGCGTGGCGTGACGTGGTCGACGCGCTCGGCGCCGACAACGAGATCGAGGATCCGTTCCTCATCGCCCGGCAGGTTCGGGCCGCATGTGAGGCAGCACCCACGGCAGGCGGTGGCGTGGTGGTGGTGCTCGACGACGTGCATCGCGCCGACAGTGCGACCCTGCAGGTGTTGCGGCAGGTGGTGACCTGGTTGGCAGAGCAGCCGGTGCTGGTTGTCGCGACATACCGTCCGTCGGAGGCGGAGACGGAACTGCTCGCCACGGCCGCGTCACTGACATCGGTCACCGCCGATCATCTGACTCTCGCCGGCCTGTCCGAGGACGGGATTCGGGAACTGGCGGCCTCGGTGGGATTGGATCCGGTCGACGAGACGACCCTCGAGATGCTGCGCAGGCGAACCGACGGCAATCCCCTGTTCGCACGCGAATTGGCAAGGCTGGTCGCGTCCCGAGGCCCGCGGGATGCGAGCACCGCGGTGCCGAGCGGTGTCCGCGAGGTACTGCTGCATCGTGTCGAACGTTTGCCGCCCGAAGCGGTGTCGGTGATGCGGCTTGTCGCCATCTGTGGCCGCGACGCCGACATCGACACCGTCGTCGCATTGCACCCCGACGACGCGGGTGGTGAAGACGCCGTGCTGGACGCGATCGACACCGCAGTGGTGGCAGATCTGCTGAGCGCGTCGGTCGACCGGGTGCGCTTCAACCATGTCCTCACCCGCGACGCCGTATATGACAGCATTCCTGCGCTGCGCCGACGCAGGTTGCATTGGCGTGCCTTCATCTACCTGCGCGATCGTGCCGAGGTGCCGCTCGACGAACTCGCCCACCACGCTGCGCTCGGCGCCGGGCCGGGGACCGCTGTGGAAGCGCTCCTGGTCGTCGAAACTGCAGCACGACAACGATTTTCGCTGGAAGCCGATACTGCGCAGTTGTGGCGGTCGGCGGTGGACCTACACCTGATGGCCGGCCACGACAGGCCGAGTGCCGCCCGCGATGACCGCACGGCCCTCGTCCGCGCCCTCTGCGATCTGGTGACCGCGCTGGCACACCGTGGCGAGGTGAGCGAGGCCCGGGCTCGTCGCGAAGAGGCGTTGCTGCTGGCACGTTCGGTGGGTGACGACGATCTCGTGTTGTCGGCGTTGACCTCCTGGCGGACGCCGACGATCTGGACCACCCGGCCCAATCGGCTCCTCGACGACGTGATGAGTACCGCCGTGCGCGAAGCGTTGCCCGGCACCTCCGGTGCCGACCGGGTACGGCTCCTGGTGACCGCGGTGTTCGAATTCGAAGGGAACGAGCAGCAGTTCGCGGTCGAGTCTGCCCGTGAAGCGGTGGAGATCGCCCGCGACCTCGACGACATCGACCTCATGTGCGCCGCCCTCAACGCCCGGGTCTACACCTCGATGGGCCCGGACCAGCGCGTTGAACATCCCGCGATCGCCGCCGACTTCGTCTCCGCGGCAAAAGAATCCGGCAACCTCGACTATCAAGCGGTCGCACACTTCTTCCGATCGCTCGTCCGGTCCGGCGAGACCGACCTGCCCGGCGCGACGGCCGAGATGCAGTTGGCGATGCAGTCCGCGACGAGCAGCAAGGTCGGGGAACTGGTGGTGGTGCTGGCAACCTTCCGGGCCGTGCTCGACGTTCTGCGCGGCGACCTCGACCAGGCCGATCAGACCTACCAGGCGATCGGGATGCAATTGGCGGCCGCCGGTCTGCCGGCCGCCAACGAATTCACGTTGATCTCCCATCTCTGCGTCGGCTGGCACCGCGGATCGATCGGACACCTCGTCGATGGTGCGCGGCTGCTCTACGAGTCGGCACCGGAATCGATCGCGTGGGTCTATGTGGTGGCCTTGCTCGACGCGGGGCGCGACGACGAAGCGCGCGAGATCGCCGAGCAGGACATCCCGGTGGTCCGCGACTACTACTGGTCGGCGCTCGCCGCGTTCCATGCACGCGCCCTGGCCCGCCTCGGTATGGCGGAGAAAGCTGCTCGGTTGTACGAGGAGCTGAATGGCTGGTCGGGAGCGATAGCCGGACTCGATTCGGGCAGCGTGGTTTTCGGTCCCATCGACGTGGTTCTGGCCGAGCTGGCCGAGACCATGGGCGACCGCCAGGCAGCCGTACGGCACCGGCGGCTGGCAGCGGAGGTGGAGGAGAAGGTTCGGCGGGGTCTCGCGCAGCTGGGGTAG
- a CDS encoding aldehyde dehydrogenase (NADP(+)): protein MTTAERTELPTAQALTGQMIIAGDHVTGTGSAVHAINPATDERLQPAYAHGTAEDVVRASAAAAEAFVVYRNTSSADRADFLTAIADNLDAAKDALVARATAESGLPEARITGEVGRTSGQLRMFAGVLREGSWHGARIDPAQPDRTPAPRADIRQRKVALGPVAVFGASNFPLAFSVAGGDTASALAAGCPVIVKAHDAHPGTSELVGRAITEAITSTGMPAGTFSLLYGTGRELGIALVTDPQIKAVGFTGSRSGGTALVRAAASRPEPIPVYAEMSSINPVYPLPGALRNRGTELGRAFVGSLTMGSGQFCTNPGLVIAVDGPDLDTFIGAAADAVGESTPTPMLTPNIATTYARGIDEFEGVATEVARGTESSAPNACRAALFSTEADTFLSSETLQQEIFGASSLVVKCRDEQQVREVTAKLEGQLTATVHADESDHDDAGALLELLELKAGRILFNGWPTGVEVGHAMVHGGPYPATSDSRSTSVGSLAIERFLRPVAYQDVPQSLLPSSIADGNPEQIWRRVDGELTRD from the coding sequence ATGACCACCGCAGAGCGGACAGAGTTGCCGACCGCACAGGCCCTGACCGGACAGATGATCATCGCCGGGGATCACGTCACCGGCACCGGCAGTGCGGTGCACGCCATCAACCCGGCAACCGATGAGCGGCTACAACCGGCCTATGCCCACGGCACCGCCGAGGACGTCGTCCGCGCGAGCGCTGCGGCTGCCGAGGCATTCGTCGTCTACCGCAACACGTCATCCGCCGATCGCGCCGACTTCCTGACGGCCATCGCCGACAATCTCGATGCCGCCAAGGACGCGCTGGTCGCACGGGCGACGGCCGAATCCGGGCTGCCCGAAGCCCGCATCACCGGCGAGGTCGGTCGGACCAGCGGTCAGCTCCGGATGTTCGCAGGCGTGCTGCGCGAGGGCAGTTGGCACGGCGCCCGCATCGATCCCGCACAGCCCGACCGCACACCTGCGCCGCGCGCGGACATCCGTCAGCGCAAGGTGGCGCTCGGCCCGGTCGCCGTGTTCGGCGCCAGCAACTTCCCGCTCGCCTTCTCGGTCGCGGGTGGCGACACGGCATCCGCGCTCGCAGCCGGATGTCCCGTGATCGTCAAGGCGCACGACGCCCATCCGGGGACGTCGGAACTCGTGGGACGTGCCATCACCGAGGCGATCACGTCCACCGGCATGCCCGCCGGAACCTTCTCCCTGCTGTACGGCACTGGCCGAGAGCTCGGCATCGCGCTGGTCACCGACCCGCAGATCAAGGCGGTCGGCTTCACCGGTTCCCGCTCCGGCGGTACCGCGCTGGTGCGGGCAGCCGCCTCCCGTCCCGAGCCGATCCCGGTCTACGCCGAGATGAGTTCCATCAACCCGGTCTATCCGTTGCCCGGTGCTCTCCGGAACCGGGGCACCGAACTCGGCCGAGCGTTCGTCGGCTCGCTGACCATGGGTTCCGGACAGTTCTGCACCAACCCAGGTCTGGTGATCGCAGTCGACGGCCCCGATCTCGACACGTTCATCGGTGCGGCCGCCGACGCCGTCGGTGAATCCACTCCGACACCGATGCTGACCCCGAACATCGCCACCACGTATGCCCGTGGCATCGACGAGTTCGAGGGTGTCGCGACGGAGGTGGCGAGAGGAACGGAGTCCTCGGCGCCCAACGCGTGCCGCGCTGCACTCTTCAGCACCGAGGCCGATACGTTCCTGTCGTCGGAAACTCTGCAGCAGGAGATCTTCGGAGCCTCGAGCCTCGTGGTGAAGTGTCGTGACGAGCAGCAGGTCCGCGAGGTCACGGCCAAGCTCGAAGGCCAGCTCACGGCCACCGTTCATGCCGATGAATCCGACCACGACGATGCCGGTGCGCTTCTGGAGCTGCTGGAGCTCAAGGCCGGCCGCATCCTCTTCAACGGCTGGCCGACCGGTGTGGAGGTGGGCCATGCGATGGTGCACGGCGGACCGTACCCGGCCACCTCGGACAGCCGGAGCACCTCGGTGGGTTCGCTCGCCATCGAGCGGTTCCTGCGGCCGGTCGCATATCAGGATGTCCCGCAATCGTTGCTGCCGTCGTCGATAGCCGATGGCAATCCCGAACAGATCTGGCGCCGCGTCGACGGCGAACTCACCCGCGACTGA
- a CDS encoding 5-dehydro-4-deoxyglucarate dehydratase, giving the protein MLNGVLFFPVTPFDSNGEVDYRRLAEHIDRGVAAGPGGVFVACGTGEFHALGLEEFGKIVQCAVDTVAGRVPVFAGAGGSLVQAREFAASAKAHGANGILLLPPYLVTMPPAGLVEYARTVAQTTDLPLIVYNRGNAVFDEVSAVEVAQLPTVIGFKDGTGDLDNVARIVIAVKDALAGSGKEFLFFNGLPTAEITQQAYRSIGVTLYSSATFAFAPELALAFYNSLENDNAELTEALLREFFHPLVRLRNKVPGYAVSLVKHGVTMEGLDAGPVRAPLVPLTPEHQVELERITAAGRAVLAGSLAANATA; this is encoded by the coding sequence ATGCTCAACGGCGTCTTGTTCTTCCCTGTCACCCCCTTCGACAGCAACGGAGAGGTCGATTACCGGCGCCTCGCCGAGCACATCGACCGCGGTGTCGCGGCAGGTCCCGGCGGGGTCTTCGTCGCCTGCGGCACCGGTGAGTTCCATGCCCTGGGACTCGAGGAGTTCGGGAAGATCGTCCAGTGTGCCGTCGACACGGTCGCCGGCCGTGTGCCGGTCTTCGCCGGCGCAGGGGGTTCCCTGGTGCAGGCCCGAGAATTCGCCGCCAGTGCGAAAGCGCATGGTGCCAACGGCATCCTGCTCCTGCCGCCCTATCTGGTGACGATGCCGCCGGCGGGGCTCGTGGAGTATGCGCGCACGGTTGCGCAGACCACCGATCTTCCCCTCATCGTCTACAACCGTGGCAACGCGGTGTTCGACGAGGTGTCGGCCGTCGAGGTCGCGCAGCTGCCCACCGTCATCGGATTCAAGGACGGGACAGGCGATCTCGACAATGTCGCGCGAATCGTCATCGCGGTGAAGGATGCACTTGCCGGCTCCGGCAAGGAATTCCTCTTCTTCAACGGCCTGCCGACCGCAGAGATCACCCAGCAGGCCTATCGGTCGATCGGTGTCACGCTCTACTCGTCGGCAACCTTCGCCTTTGCTCCGGAACTCGCGCTCGCGTTCTACAACTCGCTGGAGAACGACAACGCGGAGCTGACCGAAGCCCTGCTCCGTGAGTTCTTCCACCCGCTGGTGCGGTTGCGGAACAAGGTGCCGGGGTACGCCGTCTCGCTGGTGAAGCACGGCGTGACCATGGAGGGGCTCGACGCCGGGCCGGTTCGCGCACCGCTGGTGCCACTGACCCCAGAGCATCAGGTGGAACTCGAGCGCATCACCGCTGCCGGTCGCGCCGTGCTCGCCGGCTCCCTCGCGGCGAACGCGACGGCCTGA
- a CDS encoding glucarate dehydratase family protein codes for MASSTITRVTVTPVAFVDPPLLNTVGVHQPYALRAIIQIETGDGLRGLGETYADTAHITRMEAAAEALVGLDVFALNRIRTVIDERIATLTVTGGDGVAGMITTASTTDRVFSPFEVACLDIQGKVVGRPVSDLLGGAVRDRVPFSAYLFYKWAGHPGAANDSWGEAIDPAGLIGQAHRMIDEYGFTAIKLKGGVFPPDEEIAAIKALHAEFPDLPLRLDPNAAWTVDTSVRVAAELAGIVEYLEDPTPGLDGMAEVAAEAKMPLATNMCVVAFDHLKPAVQKDSVSVVLSDHHYWGGLQRSRQLAAICDTFGLGLSMHSNSHLGISLAAMVHLAAATPNLTYACDTHWPWKTEDVVKPGALSFVDGAVPVPTGPGLGVEIDDDALERLHQQYLDCGIRDRDDTGYMQSIDPGFENTCPRW; via the coding sequence ATGGCGTCGTCGACCATCACGCGGGTCACCGTCACGCCGGTGGCCTTCGTCGACCCGCCGCTGCTCAACACCGTCGGCGTCCACCAGCCGTACGCCCTTCGCGCGATCATCCAGATCGAGACCGGCGACGGGTTGCGCGGGCTTGGTGAGACCTATGCCGACACCGCGCACATCACCCGGATGGAAGCGGCTGCCGAGGCCCTCGTCGGTCTCGACGTGTTCGCGCTCAACCGGATTCGCACCGTCATCGACGAGCGCATCGCCACGCTCACGGTCACCGGCGGCGACGGTGTCGCGGGCATGATCACCACGGCCAGTACCACCGACCGGGTGTTCTCACCGTTCGAGGTCGCCTGTCTCGACATCCAGGGCAAGGTCGTGGGGCGTCCGGTGAGTGATCTGCTCGGTGGCGCGGTCCGTGACCGCGTGCCGTTCAGCGCGTACCTGTTCTACAAGTGGGCAGGCCACCCGGGCGCGGCGAATGACAGCTGGGGAGAGGCGATCGACCCCGCCGGACTCATCGGTCAGGCACATCGGATGATCGACGAGTACGGTTTCACCGCAATCAAACTCAAGGGTGGCGTGTTTCCGCCCGACGAGGAGATCGCCGCCATCAAGGCGCTACACGCCGAGTTCCCCGATCTTCCGTTGCGGCTCGATCCGAACGCGGCGTGGACGGTCGACACCTCCGTGCGGGTGGCAGCCGAACTGGCCGGCATCGTCGAGTACCTCGAAGACCCGACGCCCGGGCTCGACGGAATGGCCGAGGTCGCCGCCGAGGCCAAGATGCCCCTGGCCACCAACATGTGCGTGGTGGCCTTCGACCACCTCAAGCCTGCGGTGCAGAAGGATTCGGTGTCGGTGGTGCTGTCCGACCATCACTACTGGGGCGGACTCCAGCGTTCACGTCAGCTCGCCGCAATCTGCGACACCTTCGGGTTGGGCCTGTCGATGCATTCCAACTCGCACCTGGGGATCAGCCTGGCCGCCATGGTGCATCTCGCGGCGGCGACCCCGAACCTCACCTATGCCTGCGACACGCACTGGCCGTGGAAGACCGAGGATGTCGTCAAGCCCGGCGCCCTGAGCTTTGTCGACGGTGCGGTGCCGGTGCCCACCGGGCCCGGGTTGGGCGTCGAGATCGACGACGACGCGCTCGAACGCCTGCATCAGCAATATCTCGACTGCGGTATCCGAGACCGCGACGACACGGGCTACATGCAGTCGATCGATCCGGGTTTCGAGAACACCTGCCCGCGGTGGTGA
- a CDS encoding APC family permease encodes MVGLGSMIGAGVFAVLAPAADAAGSGLLIGLAIAAIVAYCNATSSGRLAARYPVSGGTYVYGRERLGEFWGYLAGWCFVIGKMASCAAMALTVGVYVWPEYAHAVAVAAVVVVTAVNYRGIEKSALVTRLIVAVVLATLAAVVVVAATSPPGDAGTNLTIADDATVYGVLQASGQIFFAFAGYARIATLGEEVRDPARTIRRAIPLALGVALVVYTSVALATLAVLGPVDLAAAAAPLVETVRVAGVPGMAPVVQIGAAIAALGSLLALVLGVSRTTLAMARDGHLPRWLATVHPTYRVPHHAELAVGVIVAVVAATADVSAAIGFSSFGVLIYYGIANASAATLSRAEGRPPRVLPIVGIVGCAILAATLPLGSVIAGVVVVAAGAAVYALRR; translated from the coding sequence ATGGTGGGGCTCGGTTCGATGATCGGCGCCGGCGTGTTCGCGGTGCTCGCGCCCGCAGCGGACGCGGCCGGCAGCGGGCTCCTCATCGGTCTGGCGATCGCCGCGATCGTCGCGTACTGCAACGCCACGTCTTCGGGACGGCTCGCCGCCCGATACCCGGTGTCCGGCGGCACCTACGTCTATGGCCGCGAACGTCTCGGCGAGTTCTGGGGCTATCTGGCAGGTTGGTGTTTTGTCATCGGCAAGATGGCTTCCTGCGCGGCGATGGCCCTGACCGTCGGCGTCTATGTCTGGCCCGAATACGCGCATGCGGTGGCCGTCGCGGCCGTCGTCGTGGTGACCGCGGTGAACTACCGCGGCATCGAGAAGTCCGCACTCGTCACCAGGCTGATCGTCGCCGTGGTGCTCGCGACTCTGGCTGCCGTCGTGGTGGTGGCGGCGACCTCGCCTCCCGGCGATGCGGGGACCAACCTCACGATCGCCGACGACGCAACCGTGTACGGCGTCCTCCAGGCCAGCGGACAGATCTTCTTCGCGTTCGCGGGCTACGCCCGAATCGCCACCCTCGGTGAAGAGGTCCGCGACCCCGCGCGCACCATCCGGCGTGCGATACCGCTGGCACTGGGCGTTGCACTCGTCGTGTACACCTCGGTGGCGCTCGCGACTCTCGCAGTACTCGGACCGGTCGACCTCGCAGCGGCGGCAGCTCCGCTCGTCGAGACCGTCCGGGTCGCCGGGGTGCCGGGCATGGCGCCCGTGGTGCAGATCGGCGCCGCGATCGCCGCACTCGGGTCGTTGCTCGCGTTGGTGCTGGGCGTGTCCCGAACGACCCTTGCAATGGCCCGCGACGGCCACCTCCCCCGATGGCTGGCCACCGTCCATCCCACCTATCGCGTACCGCACCACGCCGAACTGGCGGTCGGGGTGATCGTGGCGGTCGTGGCGGCGACCGCCGATGTGAGCGCCGCGATCGGCTTCTCGTCGTTCGGCGTGTTGATCTACTACGGCATCGCCAACGCGTCGGCGGCGACATTGAGCCGCGCGGAAGGCCGGCCTCCGCGCGTGCTGCCGATCGTCGGGATCGTCGGCTGCGCGATCCTTGCCGCCACCCTTCCGCTCGGCTCGGTCATCGCCGGTGTGGTCGTGGTGGCGGCCGGTGCGGCGGTCTACGCCCTGCGTCGGTGA
- a CDS encoding LysR substrate-binding domain-containing protein, with protein sequence MFSLSRLACFIAVAEELHFGRAAERLHMTQPPLSRQMQQLEHELGVQLIERSSRAVSLTAAGTAFLPDARRIVALAEGAALTVRRVPAGDLGTVNIGFTGASARAVLPRLMQHAREKLPDVRLVLREMVTAAQVEALAGGDLDLGIVRPPVSRPGISTRPLHHERLVAALPADHELASVEHLAIEDFDGQAVIMYSPTDARYFNELLISTFTAVGASPRYVQYVTQVHTMLVLVHSGLGISLVPESAMTMHPDGVVFKEVTAIRDRPVQMNVAWRDDNPNPALARLMRDVLPEREWI encoded by the coding sequence ATGTTCTCGCTGTCACGCCTCGCCTGCTTCATCGCGGTCGCCGAAGAGCTCCACTTCGGCCGCGCCGCCGAGCGTCTGCACATGACCCAACCGCCGCTGAGCCGGCAGATGCAGCAGCTCGAGCACGAACTCGGCGTCCAGTTGATCGAGCGCAGCAGTCGGGCCGTGTCGCTGACGGCGGCCGGCACGGCGTTCCTGCCCGACGCCCGTCGGATCGTCGCGTTGGCAGAAGGCGCCGCCCTCACGGTCCGGCGTGTGCCGGCCGGGGATCTCGGCACCGTCAACATCGGCTTCACCGGCGCCTCGGCCCGGGCCGTGCTGCCCCGTCTGATGCAGCATGCCCGCGAGAAGTTGCCGGACGTCCGCCTGGTGTTGCGTGAGATGGTCACCGCGGCCCAGGTCGAGGCGCTCGCAGGCGGCGACCTCGACCTCGGCATCGTCCGTCCGCCCGTCTCGCGGCCGGGTATCAGCACGCGCCCACTGCATCATGAGCGCCTCGTGGCGGCACTGCCGGCCGACCACGAACTGGCTTCGGTCGAGCATCTCGCGATCGAGGATTTCGACGGTCAGGCAGTGATCATGTATTCGCCGACGGATGCGCGCTATTTCAACGAGCTGCTCATCAGTACCTTCACCGCCGTCGGCGCCTCACCGCGCTACGTCCAGTACGTCACCCAGGTGCACACGATGCTGGTCCTGGTGCATTCGGGACTCGGGATCTCACTGGTGCCGGAATCGGCGATGACGATGCACCCGGACGGCGTCGTCTTCAAAGAGGTGACGGCCATCCGCGATCGGCCGGTGCAGATGAATGTCGCCTGGCGCGACGACAACCCGAACCCGGCGCTCGCTCGGCTGATGAGAGATGTTCTGCCCGAACGGGAATGGATCTGA
- a CDS encoding universal stress protein has product MTVVLSYLPTPEGRGALPFGFAEARMRGVEVLVVADGDSASQPEFLVDVENARRTAEADGVNYLVAENDPGLSHADQLIDASYDDAVELLVIGQKRRSPVGKLLTGSVVQRVLLDAQCPVVAVKPPVRAAV; this is encoded by the coding sequence ATGACCGTGGTCTTGAGTTATCTGCCCACACCCGAGGGTCGCGGCGCCCTGCCGTTCGGTTTCGCCGAGGCACGGATGCGGGGCGTGGAGGTGCTGGTGGTGGCCGACGGCGACAGCGCATCCCAGCCGGAGTTCCTCGTCGACGTCGAGAACGCTCGCCGGACCGCCGAGGCCGACGGCGTCAATTATCTTGTGGCAGAGAATGATCCCGGCCTCTCGCATGCCGATCAACTCATCGATGCCTCCTACGACGACGCCGTCGAACTGTTGGTGATCGGACAGAAGCGTCGCTCACCGGTCGGCAAGCTGCTCACCGGCAGTGTCGTCCAGCGGGTGCTGCTCGACGCCCAGTGCCCCGTGGTGGCCGTCAAACCCCCGGTCCGCGCCGCCGTCTAG
- a CDS encoding 2-hydroxyacid dehydrogenase — MSSSLANTSEAHDVVVGQDLPKSVGKVLRVGPLKPSLEERLADDFDADRLPDGDSRASFLAEHGAQVSAVVTSGRTGVDSELMAALPNLGAIVHFGVGYDTTDVDRAAELGIGVSNTPDVLTDCVADTAVGLVIDTMRGFAAADRFVRAGRWPVEGNVPLTRKVSGAKVGILGLGRIGSAIADRLTAFGCSIAYHNRRIVEGSPFRYETSPAELAASVDVLIVAAAGGSGTRHLVDRQVLEALGPNGFLINVARGSVVDEDALVELLQQGRLAGAGLDVFAREPHVPAALINLDNVVLLPHLASGTVETRAAMEELTLRNLDSYLRNGDLVTSVVAPNPALRGKDAR, encoded by the coding sequence ATGAGCAGCAGCCTCGCCAACACCTCGGAAGCACACGATGTCGTTGTCGGACAAGATCTTCCGAAATCTGTCGGTAAGGTGTTGCGGGTCGGCCCCCTGAAGCCGTCACTGGAGGAGCGCCTCGCCGACGACTTCGACGCCGACCGGCTCCCCGACGGCGATTCGCGTGCCTCGTTCCTTGCCGAGCACGGTGCGCAGGTGAGCGCGGTGGTCACCTCCGGACGGACCGGCGTGGACTCCGAACTGATGGCCGCATTGCCGAATCTCGGCGCGATCGTGCACTTCGGGGTCGGATACGACACCACCGACGTCGACCGCGCCGCCGAGCTGGGCATCGGCGTCAGCAACACCCCGGACGTGCTGACCGATTGCGTGGCCGACACCGCCGTCGGCCTGGTCATCGACACCATGCGTGGCTTTGCCGCGGCGGACCGGTTCGTGCGTGCGGGCCGCTGGCCGGTGGAGGGCAACGTCCCGTTGACGCGCAAGGTCTCCGGTGCCAAGGTCGGCATCCTCGGCCTCGGCCGGATCGGCTCGGCGATCGCCGACCGGTTGACCGCCTTCGGTTGCTCGATCGCCTACCACAACCGGCGGATCGTCGAGGGCTCCCCGTTCCGATACGAGACCTCGCCTGCGGAACTGGCCGCATCCGTCGACGTCCTCATCGTTGCTGCGGCCGGCGGTTCCGGCACCCGTCATCTCGTCGACCGTCAGGTTCTGGAAGCTCTGGGCCCCAACGGTTTCCTGATCAACGTCGCGCGCGGCAGTGTTGTCGACGAGGACGCGCTGGTGGAACTGCTCCAGCAGGGGCGCCTGGCCGGCGCCGGCCTCGACGTGTTCGCCCGCGAACCGCACGTACCGGCGGCGCTGATCAATCTCGACAACGTCGTCCTCCTTCCCCACCTCGCCAGCGGCACCGTCGAGACCCGGGCCGCCATGGAGGAACTGACATTGCGGAATCTCGACTCCTACCTGCGCAACGGCGATCTGGTCACATCCGTGGTCGCCCCGAACCCCGCCCTTCGCGGAAAGGACGCACGATGA